The genomic region TTGCAGCTTTACTCATACCAAAATTAGCCTAAATTTGCGCTCGACTAGAGCAAATTTATCCTTGAATTTATTCTCATTCCAACAGTGATTTCACCAGATTTTTGCCTGGTGTACAATAGCTTTTTTCAAGAGATTGAGTAGGATCTACTTACTTGCTACATCAATTGACATTGATGGATGCACATCAGAATATCTCGCAACTAATTGAGAAACTTGTGGGTTGTATAATCGCAGATAATTCCAATAATTACCAAAGACTTGTCGCACGTACCCTTGCGTTTCTCCAAAGGGAATAGATTCGACAAATTCATCGGCATCTTGAGTATTGAAACGCTTTAACCATTTTTCTACGTTGCTCCAACCAGCATTGTAACTCGCGATCGCCAACAATGAATAATTATCAAACCGATTGTGGGTGTAATCCATATACCAGGTTCCTAGTTGAATATTGTCCTGGGGATTTTCTAAATTGTAATTAGACACGTTGATTTTTTCTGCTATATATTGAGCTGTACTAGGCATTACTTGCATTAATCCAACTGCTCCAGCTACAGAACGAATACTTGACTCAAATCGCGATTCTTGACGAATTAAAGCCGTGACTAAAAGCGGATTGAGCTGATTTTGTTGCGCCCAGGCTTGAATTAATGGTAGGTAAGGAAAAGGATAACGCGCTTGCCAATAGCCTAGCTGTTTACTCAAATTTTGATACTCTGCCTTTTCTAAGGGAAGATCTCTATCTTCTAGAGTAGAAATTTCATTAATTCCAATTAAGTTTTGCCCCTTTGCCAAATACATTAAACCATCAGTAAATTGTTCGGCTACGGTTGTTTTTTCGGGATTACTATATTCAACTTGCCATAATGCTAAAGCCTCAGCATCTTGTCCTAATTGATAGAGTTCTTTCAAAGCAGGAGAACCAGCAGGTGGAATAACACGTTGAGGTGATGAAAATTCGGGATTCATCTGACGCACGGTGTTAAAATTACCCACATCTAAACCTAAAAGTGTAGCCGATCGCCAAGCATAATAAGATTGAGGAAACTTGCTCAAAACGGACTCAAAAGCAGTTTTGGCATCTTCATTTTTACCTAATTTTTGCGCCCATTTCCCTACCCAAAAACCTGCTCTGGGTGCGAGAATACTTTCGGGGTTCCGTAGGGGAATAACTTCCGCCCATCTCGTTGCTGCTTGATAATCTTTTTTAGCAGCTTTTTCTTGTGCGACTTGCCAGCGATATTCCGCTGCGGCATCTGAATCGCCATATTTATCTAATAATAATTGTCGGACTTTGGCAGCAGATTGTTTGCTATTCAGGTTGTCGAGTAAATTCGCTTTTGCTACTAGTGCTTCCCCTGCTTGTTTGGGAAAATGATTGACAATTCGATCCAAATAAGCGATCGCTTCTGCTGGTTTGGATATCCGCGCCAATCGCATCAGCGCCATTCCAGATTCTTCTGCGTTGGGATAAGCAGCTACTAGTTGTTTGTAAACAGAAATAGCTTCTGTTTGTTTAGTACTCAATTGCAATCCCCTGCCCCAGCGATAAACATTGCGGGAGGTACGAGGCGATTTGGCGTAGGCGGCAGCAGCTTTACCATATTCTCGATTCTCCCAGTAAGCTTGGGCGACTGTTTGCCAATGTTGGGGTTTGAGTTGCGCCGCCGACTGACTGACTAAGCGATCTAAAACAGGGAGAATTTCCGGCTTCTGGTAGTCATATTGCGCCAAAAGTAACTGCAATCGCGGCTGCTGGGGATTTTGTTGCAGTAGCAAACGGGCAACTTCTAAACTGCGGGGATGGCTGGGAAATAAGGCGATCGCTTCTTGCCAATATTGCGGTTCGTTTTTTCCTAGTACGAACAAGGCTTCTGCTGCTACCGGACTTTTAGAATGGCGCTGGAGTAAGTCTTGCCAAGCGGCTTGAGTTCTTACCTTATTTCCCGTCAAAGAATACGCTTGGGCGCGTTTGAGGGCGATATGAGCCGCTAGTTCGGGATAATCTTTTTCTAAATCTTGCAAAACCGCGCTCGCTTTGTCCCCTTGCCGTTGTATGATAAAGTCGCTCGCTAGAAGGTAACGGGCGCGGCTGCGATCGCGAGAATTAGATTGTTTGGCGATCGCTTGCAATTGTGCTGCTCTCTCGCTGGGAGAAAGAGAAACTAGGGATAAAACTCCCGATTTTGGAATATCTAAGCCGTTTTTTCCTTGCGGTCTCAGCAGAGCAATTCCGTTTTCTCGATAGTTATTGTAGTTAGCAACTATTAGCGGTACGCCCAGTAGAGCAATAAATAAGCATACCCCAGCGGCAAAAGCATAAGATCGTCGCTGCAACATAAAGATTAAGTTTAGTTAACCTGAAATTTAGATTAAATCTCTGCCAATCTAGCATTCCCGCTCGGTAATTGGCTGCTGCGATCGCTTTTAATTTTTCTGAAAAACAGGGAGTCGGGAGTCGGGAGGAGCCAGTCGCTTGCGGGAGGTCGGTGCGTTGCGCTCTTTCCCCCCGTTGTAGCAACCGACCGTAGGGTTTCCCCCGCTCTCGCAACTGGCGTTCGGGAGTCGGGGGAACAAATTAAACAAATTAGCTGTGTGACGTGGAGTTAGAATCACGTTGGCATCAATTACAACTTGACTAAAACCCCAGGTTCTTTTTGGATCGGAACCACATTTAATATATCGGTCTGAGAACAGTATTTTAGATCTTCATGACAGTCTAGGCGTAACAACCGCTTACCGTGACTGGCTTGGTGCATGAGCTGCAATAACTTATCTTGCCATTGACTGAATAGCGCGATCGCGTCGATAACTTCATCGTTACCAGCAATTTCTTCGATTGGTAAGCTAGTCTTCTCCCACAAACTATGGGCGATCGCTCCCGCACAAACTGTATCCTCTAATGAAAAACTGCCTTCCCAACCCGAACCGACAATCCAGACTGTTTCTGGTTGTTTTTCTAATACGTACTTTACTACTGCTGCCCGATTGATCAAAGCTGCTGCCATTACAGTTGGAGCATTCTCGATCTTTTGTAGGGCGCGAGTCCCATTTGTTGTACTAATAAATAATCGTCTACCTTCAACTTTTTCTGGGGTGCAATCGAGGGGAGAATTGCCCATGTCAAAGCCTGCAACTTTTCCCCCGCCTCGTTCTCCTGCCCGCAGTCGTTTTTCTGGCGACCATTTATCGCTGACGTGCATGAGTTGTTCTAGATCGCTAAATACTTGAACGGCTTCGCCACCAGCGGCTAGGACAGTTGCTATGGTAGACGTGGCTCTGAGTACGTCTACGGCGATCGCACAATCTGGGTTGCAGTCTCCAGGTACTAGTTCTGGAGTGTGATAGACGTATAGCTTCACGGGGGAGCGCCCTATAATTTTAAATTTAATTCAAACTTCCGCAATCTTACCAAAGATTGTTTAATAATTATCTTTGATTTTGGTGCTTGCTAAGTTTGAATGAGAAGGGCGATCGCATAACAATTTTTTGCTGCACAAGTGCTAGATCTAGCCTTAGCTTTCAACTACAAGCTGTGATGTCTTTTGTACTATTCAAAAATTTCAATACTTACGATTATAAATTTCTATAGATAGATTGAACTTCAGATAGTTTCGTGCAGCAGATCTATCGGAGGGTGCCAAAGATATTCTTTGAGATTGACTTTTCCGCCTGAGTTGAATTTTACTCCTTCTTGCTCTAGCAGCGATTTTTGCACGTAGTCTGCGCCATGTCGCAGAGGTGAATAGGAGATTTCGCCTTTGGCATTAATTACTCGCTGCCAAGGAATATCGGAGTTTTTATCTACGCGATAAAGAGCATAGCCGACTAGACGAGCTTTACCATAGAGATTTGCTAAGTCTGCTATCTGTCCGTAGGTGGCTACTTTTCCTCTAGGAATTTGGCGCACTATGTTGTAGATGGTATTATAGGTAGACATTTGGCAGTTATCAGTTATCAGTTGTCTGTTATCAGTTAATCCTCACTTAAAAATACTTGACTTAAGCAATTACCAATTATCAATTACCAATTACCAACATCTACTGCGGAAAAATATCAATAATTTGATTCAGGTTCATGGCGTAAAATTCATCGCGGTGTGTTATCCCTGCTAATTCCCACAAAAATACGCCTTTTGCGCCCAATGTAAAAGCCTGTTCTGTCCAGTTTCGATAAATTGGAATTCGTTCTTTTTGTAATACAGTAGCTGGGAGAGGAGAACGATCTGTCTCTGACTGACAGCGACACCAGCCCATTTCTCCTAAATACCAAGGTTTATTACCAAATACAGTAGCGCGAGATTTTATCCATTCTTCTCCCATTTTTACGTAACTTTCGGGAGTCTGGGAACGATCTGGTTGTAGCAAATAATCCCAACCACGGCGATCGCGGAATTGTCTACCACACTCGTTAGGCTGATTAAATTCTACTGCTTCATGGGTATACATGTGGATGCTTCCCATTGTCAAAGTACTATTTGGCGCAAACAGATTAGTTTTTAGATCGATTCCTTCATAATACTGGCTTTCGTTTTTGAGATAATTTAATTGCAAGTCTATAGGAGAATTCAACCAACCCTCTTCACCTGTAGTAATATTAACTTTTGGCAAACTCCTTTTCACAAAACTAGCTTGGCGATTTAACCACTGAGCCACTATTTGATGAGAATATAAATTGTTTTCAATCTTTTGATTCTCCCTACTATAGCGATTCTTGCCCCGTGGTTCGTTCATAATATCGAGAATTGCCACTTGAGAATATTTTTGACAAACTTGAAGTACGGGTTGAATATGAGTTTGAAATAATTTTTCAATTGCTGGAATTGTATAAAAATCCAGGCTGTATTTCAAATAATATTCTTCATCTTTGCGGTTGCAATAAGCGTCAAACCATTCTTCTCGCTCGATTTTGCTTACCCATTCTAAATATCTAAGAATGCCACCGTACTCGATCCAATAGTTAGCCAAAACAGGCACGAGATAAAATTCCATTTCGGCTAATGACTGCATCATTGCGTCTAAAACCTCTAGCACTTGACGATCCATTTGTTGAGCCGTCGTCCACAGCATGGCATCAAAATGAAACGGTCGATTGACTCCCTTTTTTACAGTTTGTCTTTTGTCTGAGGGATAGTTATTACCAGCAAGAAACCGAATTGCATTAATTTTACTGCGATCGCGTAATCTCGCTAATCCCAGTTCGTCTTGCAGGTATTTGCGGATAGTTTGACGTAGATTAGCTTGAGGATTTTCCTTTGCTTTCCGATAGCTTTCTGTCAAAAGATAGAAAGCATTAATCCCATAAAAAGGTTCGGAAACTGCACTGTTAGCAGGCAGTAAATGAGTGGCGATCGCTCCCATCGCTGCATACGATCCAGCTTGAATTAATTGTCTTCTGGTTAGATTCATACGAAAGTCAAAAGTCAAAAGCTAAAAGTTAAAATAATCTAAATTAGAGGATCGTGTTCGCTAGCTTAATTTCATCAGCGTTTGCTCCACCAGACTTAATTTAACTGTTTGCTGCATCAATACGATAAAGTTTTGACTTTTGACTTTCAACTTTTGACTTTCTTCACGGTGATTTTGGTTCTGTAGGGGGCGCAGGTGTCTCTGATTCTGCCTTTTTCCCAGCTCCGAATGTATACCAAATTTGAGCTTCAAAACTGCCACCAAATTCAGTTAGGTTTTTAAAACCACCTACAGACAAAGTTAAATTGTCATTCGCACCCCAACGCATCTGTCCGCCGATTTTGGAAAAATCTTCGTTATCTGATTCTCGCAAGCGATAAATTCCGTAAAATTGCGTTGCGAGGGCGAACCGACGCAAGATATCGACGCTGAGTTCTCCAGTGAGACGCAACTCATCGCTAGACGAGCCGAAATAATCGCGATAGCCGACTTCTACAGTTCCATAACCAAAACGTTGTTTGCCAACTTGAAAACCTCGGCTGATGGGTAAACTCACTTCTACGCCAACATCTTGATTCCCCGCACCGGAGGGATCGTCGTCAGCATCGTAACCTAAAGGCACGATGATGTTGGCTTGTAAGGCTGTTGCCCAGTAGGGATCGCGGTTGAAGCGCCAGCGAATACCAGCTTCTTGAGGTGCAAAGCCTGAATTTTCATCTCCGCCTCTGTCGTCATTTTTCGACCAAGCAAAGGGTGATTTGAAAATAAAGGTCAAATTGTCTTGCAAACCATGTTCTAGATAAAACTGAATTTCTTGTTTGTGAAAAGTGTCGGTATCGAAATTGCTGTAGCTGAGGGAAGTGAAATTAAAGTTTTTTGGTTGAGTAAATCCCCCTGCTAAACTTGGCAATGTTTCTGCGATCGCCCATACTCCGCTGAGTAACACTGTAGCGATCGCTCCTTTGAGGTGCTTTACCCTAAAGCCCATTCTCCCTCCTGTATGACTCCTTTAAAAGTCTTTGCGGCATCTAGGGCATTATAGGGATTATTCTTGTACAAACCGTAGTGCATTAAAGAAAACTTATCTAGTCCCATGTCAGACACCGTTTTTAACCAACTCGGTTGTGCCATGATCGCAAAGTCTCGCGTCACCGTATCGGCACGACCCCCATTGGGATGAAATTCTTTAATTGAAGGCTCGTAGTGCGACACCATCAAGGATTTGCGGTATTTGGAAAAAATTTCGCAACACTGGCGAATTTGTTCGGGGTTGCCTGGGTCGGGACGCTGAATTTCTGGGTTAAATTCCCCTGCTGGTCTGGGTCGCATCGATTGAAAAGCAACACCATCCATTTGCTGCATCATCTGGGCAAAAGGGGGAATCATGCTTCTACCGCTACCCTTGTCAGGAAAATCAAACGTCACAATCCATCCACCCCAACTGGGAGCTACCCAAGCACTAGGCAACTGACGCTTAATAACTGCCCTCGCCTGCAAAAGATTTTGCATCAGTTTTTGGTAGTATTTTTCGGTTTGGGCGTTATACGTATCTGCGGGTACGCGCCAGTAGGAAAATTCAGTTGCTAGCGTCCAGTAGGTTTGTCTGCCTTTAGAATTGGCTTTGCGAATGTATCCAGCCAATTCTTCCAAGTCTTCTAAGTATTGCTGGGAGATGTGATAGTCTCCCGTAGGTAGTTTAGTATCATCTTCCCAGGTAATGACTTGCAAGCTGTAACCAGCAGAAAACCAAGCTGATAGCAACCCTTGACGATGCCAAATTCGCCAGAAACTCAAATCGCCTTGTTTCCCGTTAACACAGTTGAGCCACCCAGTGAGAAAATCGGGCGACCAAGCTTGAACTAATTCTCGCACGGCGGGGTTTGCTTTAATCTCTCCTATGAGTTGAGCCGGATCTGCTCCAACACCAAGATGCCAACGGGTAGCGTTGCCCGCTTGCAATACTGGCTCTTTGCCAGCAAAACGGCGATCGCAAAATGTTAGCAGCATCGAAGTGGCAAACAAACCTTGCAAATATTGACGACGAGAATAGCGGTTCATGGTGGGCTAAGGCGTTGCAGAAGCTTATAGTGTGGGTTGCCAAATACCTCCTGAAAACCTGGCAGTGTAGTTTCAGTTAGTTGAGGCCAATAAGATAAAATCCGGTCTTGCTCGCTACCGCGAGTCTGCGCCCCTGGAATCAAAATATAATCTGTCAGCAAATCTGGCTGTTGTAAAGCCAAGAAAAACTCGTTTTGATAGGGCAAAATGAAGTAGCTAGCATCATTGAGCATGTAAATAACTGGAAAGTTAACTGCATCGTCAAGCAATACCTTTTGACCTGGTAAAAGTTTTTCGTACAACACCTGAGCAATTTGCCTTTGTGCCTGTTTTTGTTGCAGCCATTGTTGTACTGGAATTGTGGTCAAATGTTCTTGACGAGAGATCTGTCGCCAGAAAATAGCTTCTTCTGGTATGACCCGATCTTGTTGTAAGAAAGACACACCGATCGCTAAATTGGCAGCTAAAGCTGCTGTCAGCAAAGAACGCTGCCAGAATTGAGTTGGGGTTTGAAGTTGGACGATCGCTGGTAGAATTCCTAAAAAAACTCCAAAGCGGCTGACCTCTGCCATAAAGGTTCCCTGAAAAAATCCAGCTACTAAAAGCATGACTGGCAATAGTAAAATTGCTGCAAATAACAGCTTTTGTTTCGATTTCCAGATCGTCCAACCCGCGATCGCTAAATATACAGGCACGACTTGTACCAGCCAAGCGAAGCTCTGCCACCAACTATTCAAAAAATCCTCTTGTTGCAAGAAAATTTTAGTTTCTGCCAATCTCATCCCGCTGTAATGGCTGTTGAGAAAATAGTAGGCATCTCCAGTAAACATCCAGTTCATATACAACCACGTCGCAATCAGGACGAGGCTCATGAATAGGGTGACTAAGATTGCCGTTACTTTAAAATCCCAAGCTTCGGTAGGAAATAACAGCAGAACGATTAAGGCGACTGCGGGTAAAATGAGCCAAGCTTCGTAACGCAATAGCATTAGGGGCGCTAATCCCAGTCCTAATAGAACTAAGAGTAAGGTAGTCGGTAGCGATGGTATTTCTTGCCCTTTCGCCAACATCCATAGCACTGCCATCAGCAGCATCAAGAAAATCGTCACGGCAACCCAAACTGGACTTCGCAGTAGCATTAAGCTAAAAGCGGGGTTCAAGACAATTAAGACAGTCCAAACGCTACGCCAAATCGAAGGAACGGCAATGTTGCCCATCTGCCAGACAATTAACCCGACTGCGATCGCCCCTAGCAAGGCTTGCAAGGTAATCGCCGAGCCAACAATCAACGTGGAATAGACCAGTAACGGCGGAAAAATGGACACGATCGCCCGATATCGGGGTTCAGCTCCATTGAGGGCTTGCAGTGCTTTTGCTCCCAGAAACTCTGTGTCGTAGTTAGAAAAGCCACTCATATCTAGCCAAGCCAAAATTAGACCCAGCCCGATCAGAGCGATTGCCCCTGCACTTAGCCCTTTCAAAAGATTAGGCATGTCGGAATTGACCAAAGATAGTTCATTTATTTACGTTAATCGGTCGCGGCTATCTCGCGTCCAATTCATTTGACCGTGCTAATGAAACTATTGGTTCTTGTTGCAACTCGTGCAGCAAGTGCATAGCAGAGAAATACAATCGGAGCGGGCTTCTACTTACCTTGAATTCCCAGCGATTGGATTGGAAATTCTGATGGCAGGACTCAGACCTTCCCTTCTCATGATTCCTCTGTTCGTGCAGGAGGCAGCAGGATCGATCCATCTGCTATTGACTTGCCACCTACTTTTTTCTCGATATACTCGATCTAACTGTTGCCATTTGCTCCAGCCTGCATGTATTAAGTAGTTATGTTTTTTCATATGCTGCACGTTCATGCATATACTCTACGTATATATGGACTCAGGCAAAGCTTCTAACTAGAAATATGACAGAATTTGTTGCCCATATCTTTGAGTCACTGTTTGTATTTATACCATACCCTGAGTAGTTATTTATACTTTACCGAGCGAATATTTGTAGCTTGATATAGGCTAAAGGTGAAGCGATCGCTCGGTCTTAAAACTTGAAAACTGGAAACAAAATCGGAACTATAATTGTCAGTGATGTTTTTACAATCAACCAATTAAAAGTTATATAGCAATCTACCTTGCGATCTCAATCTATGTTGCCTGTTAGATTTTGACAAGCAGGAGTCAGGAGTCAGAAGAATTAATTGAAAACTTTGTTAGACAAACCCACAGATAGACAAACCCACATTTATGCAGACCCATAGCCTACGCTCAGACTATTATGCGTACCCTGTCGTACAGATTCAAGGAAGGCGATCGCTCGGTCGAGGCAAACGCAGTGAGATTGTTATATTTGGGTAGTTGCTTTGACTGCCTATTTATTATTTAATAGCTGAATTGCTTGTTACTCGGTTGCAAACCCATATTGTAAGCCACTTGTCCAACTTATTAAAATTATTTTTATATAACTTTATGTCGATTGAGACAAGCCATTATGAGTAGTGTTTCTTAACTGATAAAACATACAAAAAATCAACAGGCGATCGTGCCAACCGATCGAAAATTAGCGAAAATTAAAAATTTTGTGAGAGATTGTGCGACCGATAGGAGAAAAGTCTTGAATAGGAAAAATAGCCGCACTGCGATCGAATTAGGGCTAAGCGCGATCGCGCCTTTGTGCTTGTGTATGGGAGTTGCTCCTGCCGTGCTAGCCCAATCAGCAGAAGTCATTTCCCTAAAAACGCTCGGTTATAATCGTTCAATCGTCCTGAGCGGAGTAAATCCAGAAGTTGAAATTAGCGTTCCCGCGCCCAGAGGTGGACTTGACCCTAGTAAGAGTTTCATGGAGCTAAAGCTGGAACCCTCATCGGTACTCAATGAGAATTCTTCCGTGCGGTTGCTCGTCTATGGCGAACCGATGAAGGTCGTTTCTGTCAAATCGCTGCTAGCAAATCCGGTTGTCAAACTACCTATACCGTCTCTGCCTCCGGGAGAATCGTATATTAATGTATCGATCCAGCCCTATTTATTCATCACCAACGATACCCGCCGAGACATACCTACAGGTAATCTATTTTTAAAAGTCAATAAAGATAGTTTTTTCCAAATTACGCCACAGTATACCGATAATAGTATTGATGGCTTCTTCAAGTCTTTCTACAAACAAATCGATCTCGTCGTTCCCAACCAGCTGAATCGCGATCGCGCCGAAGTTGCCTTGTGGCTGTACAGCGTCTTAGCCTACCAGTTTCGCGAATATCAAATTCCGATCTTTTGGCGTTGGGGTACAGCTCCTGCTACGCCTGGTTCAGCGCAAGTTGTGTTACACAACGACCCAAACGGTCCTGATGTCGAGCGGCGGGGTTCTGTGTTGCGGGTGCGGGCAAATCCCAGAGCCGTACAGTCTCTAGCCGCAGACTTTTATCAGCCAGCTTTAGTAGGGCGGGGATTGACGCTAGAGAGCGTCGATACCTTTAGACCGAGAACCAATATCCAAAGCCGTTCGTTTCAAGAACTTGGCGTTCGCAACAGCGTCATTCGCATGTCTGCGGGAACGCAATCAATGCCCTTGCAATTCGACTTAGCTCAACTGGGGGGAAGACCGCAAAATTTAGATCTCGTCTTGAATGCCACTTTTACCCCTACCTACGGACAGCAGGGAGAGCGCCTCACCGCGCAAGTTTATCTTAACAATACCTTAATCCAGTCTTACAATCTTCAAGATAAGACCGTTCTGAAAACAACTTTGGCTTTGCCGACTAACCTACTACAGCGGACGAATAATCTAGAAGTGATGTTTGCCTATGCTCCCAACGAAGGAGGTGGGCAAAACAAACCCACGGGTGAAGTGATCGTTCAACTCGATCGGGAATCGTTTTTGAGTTGGAGTGGCTACCAAGGTCCGACGGGGACTTTAAGCGATTTGCCCCATGTGTTTTTGCAACCGGGGCAGTTAGTCATTGATACTTCTAGACCCTCATTACTAGCTGCAACAGCTTATCTGTTGGGAGCGATTAGTCGCTTGGGGCAGCAACCAGTGTTTCCTCAACTAGTAGATGCGGCATCAGTTCAAGATTGGTCGAATTTACCCAAAGATCAACTCGACCGACCCCCAACGTGGAGACTCATGGCGATCGCGCCTCAAACTCACGCTCTCCCAGCACCAGTAAGGCTGAATGAAGGCACGTTTGAAATTTTCAACCCCGTCAATCAAAAGCTGTTACTGCAAGCTCAACCTACAGATCCGTTTGGCATTCTCCAATATTTTAACTATCAAAATACACCGACCCTGTGGTTGAGTTGGTGGGGGCTAGAGCCAGCGATGGCAGAACAGTTAGGACAAGCTTTGGGCGACCCGCGCACTTTGTTAGCCAGCCAATTAGATGGTAACGTCGTCACCGCCACCGACTCGCGACGAGTTCAAATTTGGGATTTGGGCGATCGCACTCTGCAAGTTAACTACCCAGGGGCGAGAAGCTGGCAAATTTTCTGGCAGCGTTACGTCAACCCTTTAATTGTAGTTGGTTTGATCTTGGGGGGATTCGTTGCTTGGCGAATTTATCAGCGCGTCGGGCGATCGCCTGGTGCTACAGCTACAGCCGCTAATCCAGTTGAAAAAGCTAAAAAACTATGAGGGATTTTCAACCCCAAATTGAGGCTAAACTTCTAGAGTCGGGTTGTCTGACCTCGGAACAATTACAAAAGGCGATCGATTTACAAGCAAAAATTTCTTGTTCTTTAGGTAAAGCCTTATGGAGCTTGAATTTTCTGACACAGGCAGAGTTTTTGCACCTGATCGGCACTATTAGCGGACACATCTTACTAACAGATTGGTTAGTCGTCTCTGGCAGCGTCCTAGACTTTAGTATTGCCAAAACTTTTGAGCCAGCGTACTTGCGGGAGTTAGGTTTTTTTCCCTGCGCTTGGCAAGACAGCAATACCCTGGTTGTAGCCGTAGAAGAACCGAATAATATTGCGATTAGGCAAGCGATCCGCAGCCATTGGTCGCAGGTCAAAATCTACGAAGTTCTCGCTACCGAAAACCAAATTTTCAGCTTGGTATTTGAGGAAAACCTGGCTGCGGAACTACTCGACAAGGGTAGATTGACGGTAGCACAATGGCAGGAAGCCCAAGCAATTCAACAGCGTACCGGATCGCCATTGGGAGAAATTCTACCGCGCTTGAATTATTTGCGACCAATTGACTATGTAGAAGTCCTTTCTCTACTAACAGGTTTGAGCATTTTTTCTCGCTTAGCTGGGGCGGGAATTAGGCAAATCGACTTAAAACTCATGCAACGCTTTGACCCGCAAGTGATGATGGGCGATCGCTTCATCCCCTTGGCTTGGGTGAAGCCGCACGCCCTCATGGTTTTGGTACAAGACCCCTTCGATCTGGTTGTAGAAGCTGCGATCTACGCTCAATTTCCCGGGGTGGAACTGGTTAAAGTGTTGGGAACGGAAAACGATATCACGCGAATGCTCGATACCTGTTATCGTCAAGAATTCAGCCGCCGTGCCATTTACCAACTCATGGCGCGATCGCCTAAAGACTCTGCGGCAAGGGTTTTTACCCCCGCTCAAATTGCTGTTGGCTATATCTTATTTGCCATAGTTTTATGGGGTTTGGCATTTGACTGGTGGCATACGCTAGCATTTTTAATCGCCGCCTTGAATATTTTCTTTGGCGGCGCGGTGATGTTCAAATTGATTTTGAGTTTAATTGGAGCCGCCGATCGCACTCACCAAATTACTAAAGTAGAAGTGAATTCGATCGACGAGCAAACTTTGCCAACCTATACTGTTTTAGTCCCAGTTTATAACGAACCAGAGGTGACACCAATTTTAATTGATGCCCTCAGTAAACTCGACTATCCGCATGAAAAGC from Chroococcidiopsis sp. SAG 2025 harbors:
- a CDS encoding glycosyltransferase family 2 protein codes for the protein MRDFQPQIEAKLLESGCLTSEQLQKAIDLQAKISCSLGKALWSLNFLTQAEFLHLIGTISGHILLTDWLVVSGSVLDFSIAKTFEPAYLRELGFFPCAWQDSNTLVVAVEEPNNIAIRQAIRSHWSQVKIYEVLATENQIFSLVFEENLAAELLDKGRLTVAQWQEAQAIQQRTGSPLGEILPRLNYLRPIDYVEVLSLLTGLSIFSRLAGAGIRQIDLKLMQRFDPQVMMGDRFIPLAWVKPHALMVLVQDPFDLVVEAAIYAQFPGVELVKVLGTENDITRMLDTCYRQEFSRRAIYQLMARSPKDSAARVFTPAQIAVGYILFAIVLWGLAFDWWHTLAFLIAALNIFFGGAVMFKLILSLIGAADRTHQITKVEVNSIDEQTLPTYTVLVPVYNEPEVTPILIDALSKLDYPHEKLDVLLLLEEKDLATINAAQAANPPRYIRFIYIPDSHPKTKPKACNYGLSFARGEYLTIYDAEDIPDPDQLKKAIYAFRNGSPDLVCVQAALNYYNRDENFLTRMFTLEYSYWFDYLLPGLETLGLPIPLGGTSNHFRTDRLRELGGWDPFNVTEDADLGIRASKRGYTVGVINSTTYEEANCEFKNWVRQRSRWIKGYMQTWLVHNRAPLKSLRKLGLKSWLAYQFLIGGTVLIFLISPILWVLLIYWLATRAYWLENLIPGWVLYISLFNLSISNALGIYLNMIAVFRRRYYKLLLYALLNPLYWQFHSIAAYLALWQLFAKPYYWEKTIHGLSKFTKTYLQFSE